A portion of the Esox lucius isolate fEsoLuc1 chromosome 20, fEsoLuc1.pri, whole genome shotgun sequence genome contains these proteins:
- the LOC105018873 gene encoding retinol dehydrogenase 12 isoform X1, with protein sequence MWDEIVESVPVKYGAVIAVTLICIVLLRKWIAGGVCRSTVQLRGKTVLVTGANTGIGKETCRDMARRGARVVMACRDLTRATRAAEEIRKATGNKKIVVRHLNLASMYSVRELAREFIASEDRLDILINNAGVMMCPKWLTEDGFETQLAVNHLGHFLLTNLLLEKLRSSSPSRVVNVSSIAHKGGKIQFDDLFFEKRPYNSLASYRQSKLANVLFSRELARRMKGTGVTSYCLHPGVIRTELSRHVESWFPMMRAILSAPSMLLMKTPSQGAQTSIYCAVTPGLESKSGCYFSDCAVKELAPEGRDDVVAKRLWKESARLVGLMEKD encoded by the exons ATGTGGGATGAAATTGTTGAATCTGTGCCGGTTAAATACGGCGCTGTCATTGCGGTCACATTGATCT GCATCGTTCTGTTGAGAAAATGGATTGCAGGTGGTGTGTGTCGGTCGACTGTCCAGTTACGTGGCAAGACTGTTTTGGTAACGGGCGCCAACACTGGCATCGGAAAGGAAACGTGTCGTGACATGGCACGTCGAG GAGCGCGTGTGGTAATGGCCTGCCGGGACCTGACACGGGCAACGAGGGCAGCAGAGGAGATTCGTAAGGCAACaggaaacaaaaaaattgtGGTACGACACCTAAACCTGGCCTCAATGTACTCTGTCAGAGAATTGGCCAGAGAGTTCATTGCCAGTGAAGATCGGCTGGATATACTCATCAACAACGCTG GTGTGATGATGTGCCCTAAGTGGTTAACCGAGGATGGCTTTGAGACACAACTGGCCGTCAATCATCTTGGACACTTCCTGCTGACCAATCTCCTTCTGGAGAAGTTGAGGAGCTCCTCCCCAAGTCGTGTGGTCAATGTGTCGAGCATTGCACACAAAGGAG GTAAGATCCAGTTTGATGATCTGTTCTTTGAAAAGAGGCCATACAACTCATTGGCTAGTTACAGACAGAGCAAACTGGCAAACGTACTATTCTCCAGAGAGCTGGCCAGAAGGATGAAag GTACTGGAGTGACATCCTACTGCCTGCATCCCGGGGTGATCAGGACAGAGCTTAGCCGCCATGTGGAGAGCTGGTTCCCCATGATGAGGGCCATCCTGTCAGCCCCGTCCATGCTCCTCATGAAGACCCCCAGTCAAGGCGCCCAGACCTCCATTTACTGTGCCGTCACCCCAGGACTTGAGTCCAAATCAGGGTGCTACTTTAG TGACTGTGCGGTGAAGGAGCTGGCCCCCGAGGGCAGGGATGACGTTGTGGCCAAGAGGCTTTGGAAGGAGAGCGCCCGTCTGGTGGGTCTCATGGAGAAAGACTGA
- the LOC105018873 gene encoding retinol dehydrogenase 13 isoform X2, translating to MACRDLTRATRAAEEIRKATGNKKIVVRHLNLASMYSVRELAREFIASEDRLDILINNAGVMMCPKWLTEDGFETQLAVNHLGHFLLTNLLLEKLRSSSPSRVVNVSSIAHKGGKIQFDDLFFEKRPYNSLASYRQSKLANVLFSRELARRMKGTGVTSYCLHPGVIRTELSRHVESWFPMMRAILSAPSMLLMKTPSQGAQTSIYCAVTPGLESKSGCYFSDCAVKELAPEGRDDVVAKRLWKESARLVGLMEKD from the exons ATGGCCTGCCGGGACCTGACACGGGCAACGAGGGCAGCAGAGGAGATTCGTAAGGCAACaggaaacaaaaaaattgtGGTACGACACCTAAACCTGGCCTCAATGTACTCTGTCAGAGAATTGGCCAGAGAGTTCATTGCCAGTGAAGATCGGCTGGATATACTCATCAACAACGCTG GTGTGATGATGTGCCCTAAGTGGTTAACCGAGGATGGCTTTGAGACACAACTGGCCGTCAATCATCTTGGACACTTCCTGCTGACCAATCTCCTTCTGGAGAAGTTGAGGAGCTCCTCCCCAAGTCGTGTGGTCAATGTGTCGAGCATTGCACACAAAGGAG GTAAGATCCAGTTTGATGATCTGTTCTTTGAAAAGAGGCCATACAACTCATTGGCTAGTTACAGACAGAGCAAACTGGCAAACGTACTATTCTCCAGAGAGCTGGCCAGAAGGATGAAag GTACTGGAGTGACATCCTACTGCCTGCATCCCGGGGTGATCAGGACAGAGCTTAGCCGCCATGTGGAGAGCTGGTTCCCCATGATGAGGGCCATCCTGTCAGCCCCGTCCATGCTCCTCATGAAGACCCCCAGTCAAGGCGCCCAGACCTCCATTTACTGTGCCGTCACCCCAGGACTTGAGTCCAAATCAGGGTGCTACTTTAG TGACTGTGCGGTGAAGGAGCTGGCCCCCGAGGGCAGGGATGACGTTGTGGCCAAGAGGCTTTGGAAGGAGAGCGCCCGTCTGGTGGGTCTCATGGAGAAAGACTGA